TTTTGCCAGGGGAGCCATTTTCGCTTTGTTCAAGCTAAGAATATCATCCTTAACCGTATAGTTATCTGCAGCAATCAGGTTTTTGGATAAGGCTTGTTCAATAGACATATCCGGACAGGCCATCATCGTAGACATACCCTGAGCAAATTTAACCTTTCCATTCTTTGATAAAGTCAATTCTCCACCGATGCCATTACATCCCCCACTTGCACTGTAACTTTTTTCGTCCAGCTGGAGGTAAGGCATTTTACCGTTGATTTGATCTGCTACTGGCTGTCCATTGATTTCAATCAATTGCCATTTTTTTCCAATTACTGACGACAGGCTACTTTCTGTGTTCTGCTCATTCGCGTTTTTCTTCATCACAGAGCAACTTCCAAGACTAACGATTAAGATGGCCAGTATGGCGATGTTTTTAAAGTTCATATTCTAAATTTTAACCTATTAACACCCTTTTTAACGTTTGGTTTGACGAAATGCTACAAAAGTTCACAAACAAAGAAGGCTTCCAATTTGGAAGCCTTCTTTATCAGTAGGATAAATCTTACGATTTGTTTTTATTTTGTTGTGCTTGTTGTTGTGCACGCATCATCTCTTCCATTTTCGTTTGGAAGCTCGATTTTTTATCTGCTTTTGGATTCCTTTTATTTTCCTCCAATTTAGCTAAGATTTTCTCATCATTCACCATGGTGCGAATAACCAACTGAGTCAAGAACGTAAATAATGCACTTAAGAAATAGTAGTAGTTCAAACCTGCTGGGAAGCTATTCAAAACAAAGAAGAAAATCAAAGGCATGATATAGCCCATGTATTTCATTTGTCCTGTAGCACCAGATGTAGCGTTGTTATACCAAGTCGTTAACAATGTTGTCAATGTCATCAAGATACACATCAACGAGATGTGGTTGAATGATCCAAAAATAGGTGCAAATGTAAACAGCGTATCATAGGTTGACATATCCTTCATAAACAAGAAGCTTTGTCCTCTCAATTCAAATAAATTTGGAAAGAAGTAGAAGAACGCAATTGTAAATGGCATTTGTAGGACAAGAGGAAGACATCCACCAAGTGGATTTACACCAACCTGTTTGTACAATTTCATTTGTTCCTGCTGCATCAACATTTGATTGTCTTCACCCACTTTTGCTTTGATCTCATCCAGCTGCGGTTTTAATACACGCATTTTTGCCATAGAGACATAAGACTTGTAGGTCATTGGTGAGAGGATCAGCTTCAACATCAATGTTAATAAAAGGATAACGATACCGTAGCTCATATGGAAACCATCCAGGAAGTTAAATACAGGTACTGTAATCCATTGGTTGATCCAACGCATAGGGCCCCAACCCATATTGATGATCGATTGGTAGTCATTACCCTCGGCCTTCAATACATTGTATTGATTTGGTCCAAAGAAGAAGTTTAAGGAATAGTTATTGTCCTTATGATTATCAAATGCCAATTCTGCGTTTGTATTATAGAATTTGACGATGTCGGTTTCTGACGCATGTTTTACATCCACTTTTGCATTGACAAAGCCATCTTTAGTGCTGAGGATATTAGAAAAGTAATGCTGCTTGAATGCAATCCATTGTACTTTTTTCTCCAATGCTTCATCCGCATCTTTTGATTCTGAAAGATGATCTACTTTATTATCTTCTTTATAATAAAGTGTAGATTTCTGTCTTTCAGATTCTATGTTTTGCTCTTTTTGTCTCAACGCGGTGTTCCAGTTAAGGGTCAACGTTTTTTGACTCTGCGGAATTAAATTCTGTATCCCTTTTGTGTTAATATCCAGTCCAACATTATAGCCTTTACCAGCAATCGAGTACACATATTCAATATACTGTTCGGCACTGTAATTTAGTCGGAATTTTACAGATTGTTTACCTTCACCAGAAACTTGGATATCCGAAGATTCTGTATTGAAGTATAAATCATTTGTTGATACGTTTTGACCAGCTGCGTTAAATTGAAAACCAAACTTATTGTCCTCACCATCAAAAAGCATCAAAGGTTTTCCATTGAAATTCTTTTCGCCTTTTAGTTCTACGGATTTAACCTTACCACCTTTTGTACTGATTTTGGCAATGATTTTCTCGTTTTCAATCGTAATGACTTTCTCCGTTCCAAATTTTGTCGCACCAAAAGGCTTTTTCAATTCCGCCGAATCAGCAATCACTGCTGTTTGTGCTGCTTTGGCTTTAGCGGTAGAGTCACTTTCGGCAGGCAGTCCTTTTTCTGCACGAGCTTTAGCCTCTTGTCTCGCTTGTTCTTGTTTGATTTCCGATTCTGAAGGCTTCATCAGGTAAAATGAACCAGTGATGATAGCAAACATCAGGACCAAACCAATTAGGGTATTTCTATCCATTTTTAATAATTAAACTTAATTAATTGTATCCTTCTATTACTACTTTGATTTTTTGTTGGCCAAAGCAGCGGCTACAAAGCTAACAAAAAGTGGGTGAGGATTTGCAACAGTTGACTTTAATTCTGGATGAAATTGTCCGGCAACGAAAAATGGATGGTTTTTCAATTCGACAATTTCAACTAATCCAGTCTCCGGATTGAATCCTGAAGCAATCATTCCAGCTGCTTCATATTGTTTTAAATAGTCATTGTTAAATTCGTAACGGTGACGGTGTCTTTCGGAGATTTTTGTTTTACCATAAATGGCAAAGGCCTTGGTTCCTTTTTTAATTTCACAGTCGTAAGCACCTAAACGCATTGTACCGCCCATATTGGTGATATTTTTTTGTTCTTCCATCAAATTGATGACCGGATTGCTGGTATTGGCATCCATTTCAAAACTGTTGGCATCTTTTAATCCCAATACGTTTCTTCCGAATTCGATGACCGAACATTGCATACCTAAGCAGATACCAAAGAACGGAATATTATTTTCACGAACATACTGAATAGCATTTAGCTTACCATCCAAGCCGCGTTCACCGAAACCCGGAGCAACCAAAACTCCATCCATACCTTTCAGCTTTTCAGCAACATTTTCTTTTGTAACACTTTCAGCAGCAATATAGCTCACTTTTACTTTACATTCGTTTGTTGCGCCCGCATGGATAAATCCTTCGATAATAGACTTGTAAGCATCTGGAAGCTCAACATATTTTCCGACCAAAGCAATATTAACTTCACTTGTCGGGTTTTTGAGCTTACCTAAAAAGTTTTTCCAGTTTTCTAGATCAGGCTCATTTTTGTTGGAAAGTTTTAGCTTTGTTAATGCTGTTTTATCAAGATTCTCCTTCAACATCAATAATGGGACATCATAAATCGTCGACGCATCGATAGATTCTACGACGGCGTTGATGTTGACATTACAGAATTGCGCTAATTTTTTACGGATTTCTTGCGATAATTTATGTTCAGTACGACATACTAGAATATCAGGTTGTACACCATATTCCAATAATGTTTTTACGGAATGCTGGGTAGGTTTTGTTTTAAGCTCACCAGCAGCAGCCAAATAAGGGACTAAAGTCAAATGGATAACCAGTGAATTATTGGCTCCTAATTCCCAGCGAAGCTGTCTTACGGCCTCCACAAACGGTAAGGACTCAATATCGCCTACAGTTCCGCCCAATTCAGTGATGATAATGTCATATTTGCCGGACTCACCCAACAGTTGCATTCTGCGTTTTATCTCATCGGTGATATGGGGAATCACTTGAACGGTTTTTCCTAAATATGCACCTTCACGTTCTTGTTGGATAACGTGTTGATAGATGCGGCCTGTCGTGACGTTATTTGCTTGTGAGGTAGGGACATTCAGGAAGCGCTCGTAATGACCTAAGTCAAGGTCTGTTTCAGCGCCATCTTCTGTAACATAACATTCTCCATGTTCATATGGATTTAATGTTCCTGGATCGATGTTAATGTAAGGGTCGAATTTTTGAATGGTAACTTTATAGCCACGCGCTTGGAGAAGTTTAGCAAGGGAGGCAGCAATAATACCTTTCCCCAACGACGAAGTAACGCCGCCCGTAACAAAAATATATTTAGTCATAACAATTAAAGGATTTTCAATTTTATGTGGTCAAAATGACCAATAATAGTTGCTCTATGTACGGGATACAAAGATAGCAATTTTTATTCAAAATCAGAATTGAAGATGGCTCGATTAATTAAATTAAAAATAGATATTACCTTGGCTATCTATTGTTGTCTTTAATGTAGGCTGTGCTTTTGACTTGATTTCAATGCGATAGAAATTATTACTGTTTGAAAATACAATCTCATAATTTTTGTGCTCATTTATAATTTCAGGATATAATTTGCTTAGCTCCTGAATTGACGTTGCATAGCGTTTTTTATCCTTTCTATAGATCTGTTGCAGGTAAAAGATATTCCAGGTAACTTTTTCGAGTGCGAGGAATTGCTCATCGATAGGTTGATGGTCTGTGTCGTTAACAAATTTTATATGTCCCCATCGCTCAGGGTAATGCATATTAACGAGGCCGATTGGAGACCATACCCAGTTCTCTTCAGCGAGCGTCTTACCCGTGTTGTCTTTTCTCTTGCTGTAGGTTGTTTCGGTGTTGTCATAATGCCACTGAACACGTGAGAAGTTTATCTTCCAGGTTTCATTTGCGTTAATCTGATTTCCTTCGCCAAAGTATTTTAGACTTTTTACAGGTATTTTCATTTCCACAGTCCAAAATTCATCCTTGTCTTGAGGATTGTTGATGGACCCAGCATGATAGACTGCACTTTCCATATCTTTTGTGTCCCAATTTAGATTAGCCCTGCCGCCAAAGCGATAACGTTTAGTCATCAAAAGATCCATTACGGTATTTAATGCGTTTATTTCAATCTCTATATATTCTGGCGATAATAGATTTGGCTTGAGAAAGATCTCAAAATCATTGTCATGATAGATGATTGTATCTTTTTGTCTTAAATATCCCTTGATATGGGGTTCTTGAAGCTTAGCAAAAATGTAAAGATTTTCTTTGTCCCAAAGCATCTTGACTTGTGTCTTAAAAGTAGGGGCAGGTTTATTTGATCCCTCAATATCCTTAAAAGAATCTGTCCATATCGCTTTTGACCAGGAAGCTTCACTGTCCTTTCCGTCAATCGTGATCGCATCTGTTACTGGAAGTACATAATACGTTTGAGGGCGCGACTGTAGCTGAAGAAATTCATTCAGATTTCGTTGTGCAAAAATAAAGGTCGGATAGATGATAAAAGTAAGGATAAAAGCTATAGTTCTCATCAAGATACAGTTTGATTTTTAGCGGTAGCCAAGTTGGGATGAAACAATACCAGTTTGTTTTCCGCTATTGTAATCATCTACGATTCTACCTTTCAGATACGGTGCTAAAAGTAAGTAAAATGTTTTAGCGCGGCAAAAAGAGGGTTGGGATTTTGAAGGACATTATCTAATTGTCCTAAATTTATTACAGAAGGAAGTTGGTTGTGCTGTCTGCGTTTGAGAAGCCAGGGCAATATAGTCAATAAAAAAAGGCTTTGAATATATTCAGAGCCTTTTTTTATGCTGTAATAGTCGTAATTAGATTCTTTTCGATTTAATACGAGCAGCTTTACCAGTAAGGCCGCGTAAATAGAATAATTTCGCGCGACGAACTTTACCGTAGCTGTTTACTTCAATTTTTTCAATGTTTGGTGAGTTTACAGGGAAAATACGTTCAACACCTACACCGTTTGAGATTTTACGAACGGTAAAAGTAGCGTTAGCACCTTCGCTGTTTAATTGAATTACTACACCTTGGTACACCTGTACACGCTCTTTATTTCCTTCGCGAATTTTATAATGAACGCTGACGGTATCTCCAGCTTTGAAAGCGGGAATTTCATTCTTTACTACCGCTTGTTCTTCTACAAATTTTACTAAATCCATGATTTCGAGTAATTATTAACGATTTATATCCTGTAAAAATCGGAATGCAATATTACGACTTATTTTCTGAATATAAAAATACTTTTTTAAAAAACTATTGACTGATATTCAAATCGGATGCAAAGATATGAAAATGAAATGGATAATCTAAAGATATTTTGAATATTCCTTTGTAGGCTATATGGAGAGGGTTTTTAATTACTAAATTCAATAGAATATGTGCTTTGTGTAAAAATATTGTGCAATCAATCAGCTATTTAGTGATTAATTTTCTGCAGGGTGTTGACAAAGTCAAAAAATGATTCGATATTTGTGCCACACAAAACAAAGGTGATACCTTTTCGGGGTGTAGCGTAGCCCGGTATCGCGCCACATTTGGGATGTGGAGGTCGTAGGTTCGAATCCTGCCACCCCGACTTAAAAGCTCTAACGAACGTTAGAGCTTTTTTTGTTTCCTTCCTTTTATTCGTCCCGCAAGCTGTTTACAGGATTAGCTATGGCTGTTCTGATAGCCTGCCAGCTTACCGTAATTAATGCGATACCTATTGTTACCAGTCCCGCTAGCACAAACATCCACCATTGGATCTCGATGCGGTAAGCAAAGTCTTCCAGCCATTTGCTCATGGTTAGCCAGGCGATCGGCGAGGCGATTATCAAAGCAACTAATACGGGTTTTATAAAATCTCTGGACAATAATGTAGTAACGCCCGATACCGAAGCGCCAAGCACCTTGCGGATTCCGATCTCTTTGTTTCGTTTGGCGGCCGTAAATGAAGCTAAACCATATAGACCTAGGCAAGCGATAAATATGGCTAATCCAGAAAAAAGACTGAGTATGCGTTGTTGCCTAAGGTCCGTTTTATACAGCGTATCAAATTTTTGGTCTAGAAAACTGTATTCAAACGGATATAATGGAGCTGCTTTCCCAAATGCGGCTTTAATAGTTTTTAACGCTGTGGGAAAATCTTTTGTGTTTAATCTAATAAGGGCTACTCTCAGGTCAGTAGAAGGGGCAATAACTAATGCATCCATGTTTTCTTTTAGGGATAGGAAGTTAAAATCGTCTACTACCCCAATGATTGTCCGGGGGGATTGATCGCGGATCGTATTTTTTATCCATTTGCCAATGGCCTGTTCGGGAGTAAATCCAAGCATCGATGCTGCGGTACGATTAACTAATACAGCGCTAGTGGAGTCGGTCGGGTGTTGTGTTGAAAAGTTTCGGCCTGCTATTAGTTTAAGTTTCAGTGTGCTTACATAGTCAAAATCGGTGAATTCCGTTCTTGATTTCCACTTCTCAGCATTTTTTCCTTCGATCTCAAATGTGTGACTATCGAAGAAGCCCCCTGGTTCACCGGACATAAAGGAGACGGACGCAATGTCACTGCTCGCAGATAATTCATTTTTGAATGTACGGAGGTTGTTGTACAGTTCTTCACTGTCTATTGGAATAACCACAGTCTGTTGGTTGTCATACCCGAGCCACAGTTCTTTTACATATTTCATCTGTTTGGAGATAATCAGTGTACCGATGATAAGTAAAATAGATATGCTGAACTGGAACACAACTAGCGCATGCCGGAACAATGTACCGCTCTTGCCTAAGCGCAATTTACCTTTTAATGCCTGTATTGGGGAAAAGGTTGAAAGGTATAGGGCTGGGTAACTTCCGGCTAATAGGCCTACTATAAAGATAATTGCAATCAAAAAAATATAGATCGGCCAAGAATTCCATGGGACTGTAAGGGTGTATCCCAGTAGTTGATTGTATACAGGCATGAGTAGGTGCAATAGACACATGGCAAGTATACAGGATATGGTCGTTAATAAAATGGATTCTCCGATAAACTGCCCCATTAATTGGATACGTTGTGCTCCAAGTACCTTTCTTAGGCCAACTTCTTTCGATCGGTCAACTGCACGTATTGTTGAGAGATTCATGAAATTGATGCAAGCGATAACCAATATAAGTATGGCGATGGAGAGAAAAATGTAAATAACTTTTTTGTCACCATGTTTTGCGCTGTCAAATGCGCTGTGGGATTCAAGATAGACGTCTCGTAGCGGTGTAAGCGCAAGATCAAAATGAATGCCCATATTGGTAGAAACTGCTTTCATATGCCTATTCATGAAATCAGGAAACTGCTTTTCCAATTGCCTAGCATCCTTATGTTCGTCAAGTAAGATGTAAGTGAATAAATTGTTGTTTTGCCAGGCTTTAAATGGTTCGGTATTGAGATAATTGGATAAGGGGATAATGAGATCAAAATCCAGATGTGAATTGACCGGAAGATCTTTAGCGATCCCAGTAACGGTTAATTGTTTATTTTTATCAAGCTGCAGTATTTTACCGATAGGATTTTCATTTCCAAAATATTTCTTCGCAGTTGTTTCCGTGAGCACAACACTTGTTGGATTTTTTAAAACAGTCGTTGGATTCCCTTTGATTAGCGAAAAACTAAATAGTTCAAAGAAATCGTCATCTGCAATAAAGAGTTTCTTTTCATTGAATGCAATGTTGCCAACAGAGAATAACCCATTGGCAGGCATTACCCGTACAGCTTTTTTGATATCATCGGGATAATCGGTTAATAAGGCCGTGGCATAGGGTGCAGATAAATAAGGGGCGCGGTCCTTGGTGTTGTCAAAACCTCGCATCACACGATAGATGTGATCGCCTTGGTTGTGAAACTTGTCAAAACTAAACTGATTGGCGATAAACAGGAATATCATTGCACAGACCGCGATGCCTATGGTTAAGCCTAGGATATTGATAAAGGAAAAGACCTTGTTTTTCATGAGGTTTCTCCAGGCGATTTGGAAATAGTTCTTTATCATACTTTTAGTTATAAGTGTTTGTTTCGACCTTATTTAGTAATCAATCAGATAGAAGGTCCGTCTAATTTTTTTGAAAAAACACGTTCAATGCAGGTTAATTCCAAAAAAACTGCCAAATGGCTAATATGTTTATAGTCAGTGTTTTATGTAGTGTTTTTGTTGTGTAAGTGTTTGGATTCGAACACTTTGTGTTCATATTCGAACATCCTGAGGTCTGGAAATCAAAAAAAGTTTTATTTACAGGATGGTGCCTTATGTGGGTAAGGAATATGGAGAATAACATTGGGTTTGATTTTGTAAAGGAGGGTACTACGTCATATGAGAAAACAGTATGTCGCAATGTAACAACTTATTAGTTTTATTTTGCGTTTTTCATTTGCAAATAATTTGTAAGAAGCGTATATTTGTGCCACACAAAACAAAGGTGATACCTTTTCGGGGTGTAGCGTAGCCCGGTATCGCGCCACATTTGGGATGTGGAGGTCGTAGGTTCGAATCCTGCCACCCCGACTTAAAAGCTCTAACGAAAGTTAGGGCTTTTTTTGTTTCAGGGCAAGGAGCGAACCTAGGGCCTTTAGGGGACCAAGCAGACTTCTTGGGGGAATATCAAAAATTTCCTAGTTTAGCATCTTTAATACAGATATCCCTTGCAAGACGCCGAACGTAAATTACTATCGCTATTGATGCCCGAAGGGCTTTTAGAATACTTTCAGATTTTAGAAGTCGATCAGGTTGACAATCAACTCCACATTTATTTAGACGAGCTTAATATTTCTCCAACAGGCTATGAGAACAGCAAGCTGGAGTCAAAGGGCTTTATGCCTTCTACAGAGATTTCCGACTTTCCCATTAGAGGTCAGAAAGTTACATTACATATCCGCCGTCGTCGCTGGACAGTCTTAGATACGGGACAGATTATCACAAGAGATTGGAACCTGGTCCGTGAAGGTACCCGAATGACAACTGAATTCGGGCTTTTTTTAAAGAAGATATTTGGATAACTATCCTGTAAGTGCCCAATTGGTAGGATTATTCTTCCAGATGGACGGCAAGCAACTTCAGGATCAATACAAGAACCATCTCAGTGACTTCCATGATTGGGGCCAAAAGCCACATGCAGAGCGATGGACTCTTTTTCCCGGGAATATCTCCGAACGCTTGAGCATCGATGAGACCAGTTTTAGCAACGGTGAATTATATACCATTGTTAGCAGTAAATCGG
The DNA window shown above is from Sphingobacterium thalpophilum and carries:
- the rplS gene encoding 50S ribosomal protein L19, which codes for MDLVKFVEEQAVVKNEIPAFKAGDTVSVHYKIREGNKERVQVYQGVVIQLNSEGANATFTVRKISNGVGVERIFPVNSPNIEKIEVNSYGKVRRAKLFYLRGLTGKAARIKSKRI
- a CDS encoding ABC transporter permease, whose protein sequence is MIKNYFQIAWRNLMKNKVFSFINILGLTIGIAVCAMIFLFIANQFSFDKFHNQGDHIYRVMRGFDNTKDRAPYLSAPYATALLTDYPDDIKKAVRVMPANGLFSVGNIAFNEKKLFIADDDFFELFSFSLIKGNPTTVLKNPTSVVLTETTAKKYFGNENPIGKILQLDKNKQLTVTGIAKDLPVNSHLDFDLIIPLSNYLNTEPFKAWQNNNLFTYILLDEHKDARQLEKQFPDFMNRHMKAVSTNMGIHFDLALTPLRDVYLESHSAFDSAKHGDKKVIYIFLSIAILILVIACINFMNLSTIRAVDRSKEVGLRKVLGAQRIQLMGQFIGESILLTTISCILAMCLLHLLMPVYNQLLGYTLTVPWNSWPIYIFLIAIIFIVGLLAGSYPALYLSTFSPIQALKGKLRLGKSGTLFRHALVVFQFSISILLIIGTLIISKQMKYVKELWLGYDNQQTVVIPIDSEELYNNLRTFKNELSASSDIASVSFMSGEPGGFFDSHTFEIEGKNAEKWKSRTEFTDFDYVSTLKLKLIAGRNFSTQHPTDSTSAVLVNRTAASMLGFTPEQAIGKWIKNTIRDQSPRTIIGVVDDFNFLSLKENMDALVIAPSTDLRVALIRLNTKDFPTALKTIKAAFGKAAPLYPFEYSFLDQKFDTLYKTDLRQQRILSLFSGLAIFIACLGLYGLASFTAAKRNKEIGIRKVLGASVSGVTTLLSRDFIKPVLVALIIASPIAWLTMSKWLEDFAYRIEIQWWMFVLAGLVTIGIALITVSWQAIRTAIANPVNSLRDE
- a CDS encoding carbohydrate-binding family 9-like protein, which encodes MRTIAFILTFIIYPTFIFAQRNLNEFLQLQSRPQTYYVLPVTDAITIDGKDSEASWSKAIWTDSFKDIEGSNKPAPTFKTQVKMLWDKENLYIFAKLQEPHIKGYLRQKDTIIYHDNDFEIFLKPNLLSPEYIEIEINALNTVMDLLMTKRYRFGGRANLNWDTKDMESAVYHAGSINNPQDKDEFWTVEMKIPVKSLKYFGEGNQINANETWKINFSRVQWHYDNTETTYSKRKDNTGKTLAEENWVWSPIGLVNMHYPERWGHIKFVNDTDHQPIDEQFLALEKVTWNIFYLQQIYRKDKKRYATSIQELSKLYPEIINEHKNYEIVFSNSNNFYRIEIKSKAQPTLKTTIDSQGNIYF
- the yidC gene encoding membrane protein insertase YidC → MDRNTLIGLVLMFAIITGSFYLMKPSESEIKQEQARQEAKARAEKGLPAESDSTAKAKAAQTAVIADSAELKKPFGATKFGTEKVITIENEKIIAKISTKGGKVKSVELKGEKNFNGKPLMLFDGEDNKFGFQFNAAGQNVSTNDLYFNTESSDIQVSGEGKQSVKFRLNYSAEQYIEYVYSIAGKGYNVGLDINTKGIQNLIPQSQKTLTLNWNTALRQKEQNIESERQKSTLYYKEDNKVDHLSESKDADEALEKKVQWIAFKQHYFSNILSTKDGFVNAKVDVKHASETDIVKFYNTNAELAFDNHKDNNYSLNFFFGPNQYNVLKAEGNDYQSIINMGWGPMRWINQWITVPVFNFLDGFHMSYGIVILLLTLMLKLILSPMTYKSYVSMAKMRVLKPQLDEIKAKVGEDNQMLMQQEQMKLYKQVGVNPLGGCLPLVLQMPFTIAFFYFFPNLFELRGQSFLFMKDMSTYDTLFTFAPIFGSFNHISLMCILMTLTTLLTTWYNNATSGATGQMKYMGYIMPLIFFFVLNSFPAGLNYYYFLSALFTFLTQLVIRTMVNDEKILAKLEENKRNPKADKKSSFQTKMEEMMRAQQQAQQNKNKS
- a CDS encoding META domain-containing protein, which translates into the protein MNFKNIAILAILIVSLGSCSVMKKNANEQNTESSLSSVIGKKWQLIEINGQPVADQINGKMPYLQLDEKSYSASGGCNGIGGELTLSKNGKVKFAQGMSTMMACPDMSIEQALSKNLIAADNYTVKDDILSLNKAKMAPLAKFKLIQDNKQQLSGTWELDYISGPRIAFDGLYPNRKPTMIFDVSSGKINGNSSCNNYNMTFKTNRNTINFGPIMSTKMACEGNGEATFFSTLEKVNTYSVSENTLTFIMGDIAIMRFKRK
- a CDS encoding transposase, with product MQDAERKLLSLLMPEGLLEYFQILEVDQVDNQLHIYLDELNISPTGYENSKLESKGFMPSTEISDFPIRGQKVTLHIRRRRWTVLDTGQIITRDWNLVREGTRMTTEFGLFLKKIFG
- a CDS encoding CTP synthase; amino-acid sequence: MTKYIFVTGGVTSSLGKGIIAASLAKLLQARGYKVTIQKFDPYINIDPGTLNPYEHGECYVTEDGAETDLDLGHYERFLNVPTSQANNVTTGRIYQHVIQQEREGAYLGKTVQVIPHITDEIKRRMQLLGESGKYDIIITELGGTVGDIESLPFVEAVRQLRWELGANNSLVIHLTLVPYLAAAGELKTKPTQHSVKTLLEYGVQPDILVCRTEHKLSQEIRKKLAQFCNVNINAVVESIDASTIYDVPLLMLKENLDKTALTKLKLSNKNEPDLENWKNFLGKLKNPTSEVNIALVGKYVELPDAYKSIIEGFIHAGATNECKVKVSYIAAESVTKENVAEKLKGMDGVLVAPGFGERGLDGKLNAIQYVRENNIPFFGICLGMQCSVIEFGRNVLGLKDANSFEMDANTSNPVINLMEEQKNITNMGGTMRLGAYDCEIKKGTKAFAIYGKTKISERHRHRYEFNNDYLKQYEAAGMIASGFNPETGLVEIVELKNHPFFVAGQFHPELKSTVANPHPLFVSFVAAALANKKSK